In the Necator americanus strain Aroian chromosome X, whole genome shotgun sequence genome, ACATTAGCTTAATTTAACTGCTTCGACTAGAGCTCCTGCGGAAGCCCTGCCCTACAGTCATCTGCCGTGCTTCATCCACAGATGGGGCTGAGAGACAAGAAATTGTATTTATCGTGCAAAAATTGTTATAGACATTCTGCATTTCTGGGGTGAAGGTTGCTCGGCACTTTTTGCAGTCAGGGAGAAGATTTAAATCAGAAGGGAacacagaaagaaaagaagagataaaCTAAATTAAGCTCTGAACAAGTTTTCTCCTGGAAACAAGGTCCTCTCAAATTATCAGGAAAGATTAAGGCCCTTTCTAGCGTGTCAACTAAGAATATGAGGCGAATGAAACCGCTCGATCTATTCTTCTTATAGTATTTTCTACCTCAATTTTGGTTTCTTCGATATACTACAGGGAATTTGTGCAGCttcagagaaattttcaagatttttacGGTCAGAATCTCAAAAACACCAGACAGCCCAGTTTtctcactttaaaaaatagtatatatatagtatatatatatatatatactataaatattactatatattacataacatatatatattatgtaataaaataatataactcCACATAAAACACATTCGGATACCAACTTTTTCCACTCTTACTTCAAAACGTTGTTTTAGCGAAAATGTATGTTGCATGTACGTAGCTTCAGTAATCAGACTTTTATTGATTACCTTGTTAATTCTCCTATTGTTTTGTAAATTATTGTTGGACCTCTTTGATACGTTTCATTGATCATAATTGTGGCCATTTTTTATATGTGTTATGTATGAATTTTTAGGTCTTTTACTCAGAAATGGAGGGTTTTGAAGGCATAGGTCGAATGGGCACAGTCAAGCTGAGCGATTTCTTTGATGAAGATGTGTCAGTGGACGTTTTTATCATGCGTATTCGTAAACGTTATGCATATCTCGATATACTCGTTTACAGACAACAGGACAAACCCGTTGACTCAATAGGTTTGACCATATCGGATGAGCAGTGCTGGATAGATTTGGagccattcattcatccacatCCACATCGTGTGCCTCTGAATGCTTCTCTCCCGTTCATCTTCCAACTTTTCCGTGGTCTTGGCTTACGCTATCTGGCCGTTGTGAACGATGAAAATAAGGTCAGCTCACAGcccattaatttttgttttcaacttTCAATCATAACTTTGACCCCTTCAAATCGTCTGAGAGACGACGTGTCGAGTGAGCTCAGCTTCTTCTTTACTGTATAATtgcattttatcttttcagcTCCGTGGTATAATCACCCGAAAAGACGTTGCTAGGTTCCGAGAACGAAGATCGAATAAAAAATACCAAGTTCACGAGTTGTACATTGCTGAGTAAAGTTCGTATTAAATTGCTAGTGCTTTTTCTCGTGATTTCGCTAGATGTCTTGTTAGTGGTTCCCTCCACtgttaatagttttttttttcaagtttctcaTGTTATTGATGGGTAGTCTCAATACTTGTATTAAGAATACTTGTTTTCTTTACGAGATTACATATTTTGTTGCCAATGTACTACTCACTTGTACTAGCACCTCATATATCTTCCAGAAGTACGTTTGCGATCTTTATCTGGATCAACTCTACTATTACCCCAGTGTGATTATGTTCCTTTAAATTCATTATGATTCGCATTTTCTCAAAACGTCTTTATTGTGTTAATTCAGCGGGcagactaaaaataaaaattttccttttgttcGAAGACCAGGATTTTGTGGTTGATACAACCAGTGTACCGGGTGTATTTAGTAGTACTATGAGGTGAAGTATTAAAGTTTAGGCATGTTAATACACTTGTTTACTGCTCTTTTTGGGGCTTGTTTTGCAGAATGGACAGTAGATTTGGAATACTCGCTAAatggtaagttttttttttggatttaatcCATACAAAACATATGTAATAGAACTGGTCTATTTAAGGGTTCAAAGATGTTTATCCACTTGGAAAAATTGAACTGGTGCGCTCGTATGATGGGAATTTCACTGGCATATTCAAAGCTGCAGATGGTTCTCGTTTAGCTGAACGAATGAACGCTGCTCCTACATCAGAGTATCGAGTGCTAGCTAGGAGTTCTACACATCAGAAAGATCAACTGATGTCGACGAGCAAAACGGTACTTTTATAATTTAGAACTTTAAAAATGATCTAATACTTTTAATTCCCTCTTGGAATGGAATTGCTGGCAAAGGCTCGCAGGAAcactcttttttcatattttttcccaTACAATCTTCATGCGTAATTTTTGTATAATCATAACGTCACAATTTTATCGGTATTGCAGTGCGCAcgcataaaattttattttttgaattcagcaTTTGGTGGTACTGGTCTTTTATGTTTTCGTATAACCAAAAGTGGTTTTATgtagtataaaaaaaaagaagttggaaTAGCTTAGAAGTTGTGCAAAATTGTGCGCAAAGGAATGTGTTGAATTGTGTGCTGAATGGTGCTCAGTCCTACATTTCTTCGTTACAGTGTCTGCTCCTACAGTCAAATTTATTCCATGTATTCTGGTTATCAATTGATGGTGAACGACAACTTGTCCATTCTGTCACAATATTCCCAGATCCGTTAGCTACTGGTGACACACCACTGGATTCAAGTGTGGTCTGTTCACCCCAGATGGTTAGCAATTCTGCACAACCAAATGCGGTAGTATATGTTGTAACAAAAGGAGTACTTCCTACGTAAGCTTTAgcttttaatgaatttttgatGATTCGATATAATACTGagttaattctaattttagaCCTGATACTCAATTATTTGTGCAAATGATGGAGAGAGAGCGAAGAGCCAGGCAGCATGGTGCAGAAGCAGATGACCGCAGCTTTTTAGCAAAATATGTGAGTgtaaatcagttttttttttccggaaaatctCTGTTCAGTATTGATATACTTCTCATAAAACTGCAAGCAAAAGTTCCTTCATAAAGAAAGGTAGACGTGAAGTTGATAATGAGTGAGCAGTGTAGCACGTCACGTAAGGGTTATGTACATGTCTTATTTGAGTTAGCGGATTACCTATAATTTCTACTAGATTTATTATATGGTATCTTGAGCTATTAACTGTGAACTTTCAATTTACTTCTGTTAGGTTCACAATTCCAAATGCTTACAGACATCTTTTTgtcattaaaaatttattttcatcaatttcagTGGATGTACATAGTTCCTGttgtcatttttgttgttatttcaaaCGCTATGACCCCTGAAGGAGGAGGCGAAGGATAGCGAAGTATTATGCGGTTTTATGGTTGTGACGTTTTGAGTTTTATCTGAGACGGTTCGAAAAAGCTCACTGATGTTCTATGGAAAGAAATCCATCTCGTTGTAACTTCTCACCTTTCTTTCATTATGCAAAAgctaagcagccgtttgtgaTTCTTCGTTAGTCGTACGTACACCTCATTACGttgtaatttatttcttaccAGCTTTGTTATACTTTTTAATAAATGTTTCACATTCAGTatcgtatgtttttttttctgggtttCTTTCCATATCAATTTCTAATTGTTTCGTatacgtttatttttttctgactcaATCCGTCAAAGAAAAGTTTAAGGAAGATGAGGGAGGTTGCCCGTTTATTGAAGCATACCACATCTATAGTACGATCAGCTACGTTTCGTTATTGTTCTGTTACCAAGCCAGTGGAATCAGAAACGGCTGCTTCTGGTTCCACGGATGACCTAAACGAGTTTGTAAGCAGCTTAGGACGAGATGTAACCGACGCGAACAAGGTACGAACCGAATTTCATtattccttttcctctttctttcaaaCACTTCAAGAAAAACCTTGAGAGTTTTGTGTAGGACGCAAGAAATCAATATCAAGTTCATATTGTGTATTTTGGGGAATCTTTTGGAGATGTTATCCAGTTTGAAGTTAAATTCCCTTGTAATTCGTAAGAAGGTTCAAGATCTCGTCACCCTTCTGTCTCTACGTTTAGTCTTCTCCACAGCTGTTACTTCTGGATCTAACCTTGGTCAGACAGGATTCACTATTTATACGGATAAGCTAAAATGGTAGCCAGCGTTACCAAGGGTCAAGaggggtgaaaaaaaaaactagcaaaacACTAATAATTGAAGCAATTCCTaacatgaaatattttcaagggGTTGAGTTTCTCTCGTATGTTGCGAAAGTCGAAATTCGTTCAGCTAGGCGATTTTAATGGACGCCTTGTGACTGGACGTATTGTGCACCGTGTACAGGTGGGGAACAATTTTCGCACGACATACGAATACCCATAGTTATTATATAATGGAAGTTTTAGGATGATCTCTACATCGATTTCGGATTAAAATTCAATGCAGTCTGTAAAGCTCCTGCTGTGAATTCcgagtgagttttttttgtatcagTGTTTTGCACGTTACTTTGTGTTTCACTCGAACAtacacttttttgaagaacataTCGCGAAGGTGCTACTGTACTGCTACGATTGCACGATCCTGAACTGAGTGAACGATTCCTGGGATCAGAACACGATATGACCTTACTCGAGGCCGATGCGACCCTTATACGGCTGCTACATTCTCCATCTGGCAAAGGTACCGTTGCTTCGATTCCACATTGCTGCTTGCCACTATATTTGAGTATCGTAACTTTTCGGATTGTGTTGCAGTGGAGTAGTTTATTAATATGAGGATCAAAAGTGCAGTAATATGTTGGTTTATACCGAAATGATTATTTGTTCTCAATATTTCCATCGATTTCAATGAAGTAGGGCTGATCTTTCTCAGCCAGTCATTCATATATTTTaaattagcatttttttctgaactttagATTTGAGATAGAGCGTTGGCGTTTTTTCATTACTGGGGATTCATTCATGATCtgtaatgaaatttttgaacaatttgaaattgctcagaaattttctaaatccTCATATTTTCACACAGAATCTAGGTCTCTGCAGTTTTTTgatcgcttaaaggcatcaccccacgaatctgaggtggtgcggatttcaggtggagtattcgtatatgggatagtagattatggagatgggtgtagttccgtccatttcttcctaattgccgtaaaaacggcccggaaggtgcggcgccgcacagggctggtgcgctccaatcgaactccttgcagaaaatagtgctccggaacgctcgaagccgtatctttcgggccgttttctagggcaattaggaagaaatggacggaatcaccctcctccccataatctacgaccctgaatacgagtactccaccggaaatccgtaccactccagattcgtggggtgatgcctttaaattgtatAGCTGAAGTGTACAATGATTGGCTCTCGATTACATTTGATCTgattttttacacttttttcgaGAGTAATTGATTTGAGACCTTTTTCTAGGCGGTATGAAAGCCAGGAAGAGCTCGCCTGCTGATGCTCCAGCTGCCAACGCGGTGCCCTCAACAACCTAATCCGAGCAAATCTCTTAATGTAGCGTGAAGTCAGGACCTTCTGATAGTCGGTTTTAGGTTTTCATTTTCCAGGATATTATGTTGATTTTTACTGTTACAAACATTTATTTTGACATcgataaatattttctttaaaattcttcCTGAAATGTATAAGGGCGCCGCGTGTTGGTTTCGAGAGCTATGCCTAAGGGGCTGGGCTACAACACACGTTTATTTTAGAATCGATAACTATTTATTGTACTTTAGCATCCTTCTTGGGACGTgagttgaaattttaaatatggATGATTTTCAGATTTATACGTAATAACAACAATTAAAGAATTGACCAGTTTTTAACAATAATTATCCATGTATTTGAATCCGTGTAGTTGAAAAATTGCAATGATTTGTTATATTCCAAAAGAATGGCATAGCAAGGTCGACTTGACGTTTTCTGATCAAAGAAACTTCGTGGACAGAACATTCGAAGGTTTAAAAGAAAGGTTGTAGTTAATCTAAGACTCTTAGGAAGATCTGATGTACAgcaatttttccaagaaataaaaatctgcagaaaaattaaaataaattgaaaccaCTGAAATATAATGGGAAACGAACTGGTTCTTACAGAACGATTTAGgaatacatgaaaaaaatataaatagacaCGTGAGTGTAAATAAATTAGGTTTCTATATCGCGTTTCTAACACTCTACtggtttttgtttgaattctAATAAAAGAAAGTCCCcattctcaaaaaagaaaaagaaaacatttataCAATTCATTTACATATAATTTTCCATAGTATCCTGCTGATGAACTTTTAATACTTCTCATTCGCGTCGAGAAAATTTCATCTATTATCGACTTACCTGTATTATCTGCATCTCAAgtctgaatgaaaaaaaaaacgctgaggTCTTTTCACGgcttgaattattttttaaatttatttattccttcatATACCCCCATGGTGCATCATAAAAAAGAATCCATGTAATGTTCgagtcaaaataaaattttcaaacctAATTTGCT is a window encoding:
- a CDS encoding hypothetical protein (NECATOR_CHRX.G21589.T1) codes for the protein MLIHLFTALFGACFAEWTVDLEYSLNGFKDVYPLGKIELVRSYDGNFTGIFKAADGSRLAERMNAAPTSEYRVLARSSTHQKDQLMSTSKTCLLLQSNLFHVFWLSIDGERQLVHSVTIFPDPLATGDTPLDSSVVCSPQMVSNSAQPNAVVYVVTKGVLPTPDTQLFVQMMERERRARQHGAEADDRSFLAKYWMYIVPVVIFVVISNAMTPEGGGEG
- a CDS encoding hypothetical protein (NECATOR_CHRX.G21590.T1), encoding MREVARLLKHTTSIVRSATFRYCSVTKPVESETAASGSTDDLNEFVSSLGRDVTDANKGLSFSRMLRKSKFVQLGDFNGRLVTGRIVHRVQDDLYIDFGLKFNAVCKAPAVNSETYREGATVLLRLHDPELSERFLGSEHDMTLLEADATLIRLLHSPSGKGGMKARKSSPADAPAANAVPSTT